A stretch of Manis javanica isolate MJ-LG chromosome 1, MJ_LKY, whole genome shotgun sequence DNA encodes these proteins:
- the GAREM2 gene encoding GRB2-associated and regulator of MAPK protein 2 isoform X1 yields the protein MEKLAAGLAGLRWSMGAFPLDLIVSRCRLPTLACLGPGEYAEGVSERDILLIHSCRQWTTVTAHTLEEGHYVIGPKIDIPLQYPGKFKLLEQARDVREPVRYFSSVEEVASVFPDRIFVMEAITFSVKVVSGEFSEDSEVYNFTLHAGDELTLMGQAEILCAKTTKERSRFTSLLRKLGRAGALAGVGGSSPGGAGAAGGGGGGRPTKGKMPCLICMNHRTNESLSLPFQCQGRFSTRSPLELQMQEGEHTVRTIIERVRLPVNVLVPSRPPRNPYDLHPVREGHCYKLVSIISKTVVLGLALRREGPEPLHFLLLTDTPRFALPQGLLAGDPRVERLVRDSASYCRERFDPDEYSTAVREAPAELADDCASPRRARLCLPAPPRGPRPARAPGPPGDGDQEYVSPDWAGTPEPAALPAEIPYEELWTHQAAEGRARQPPGPDLISFGAAGPPRQEPEAPPPPVPPKSEAVKEECRLLNAPPVPPRGGSDSSRLPGSPPVPPRFPKLQPVHSPSSSLSYYSSGLQDGAGCRSGSGSPSPDAYSLYCYPCTWGDCKVGESSSRPPSGSLPSTTQPSQASRSLAEPLSSRAAPAVKAYHSCPPLLKPSHPQKRCAPFGTLNPFSGPAYPSGHSVTSSSGPTATSALLATSSPAYSPGPGSPGQAYSAAPTSSCPTSSSSSSEWQEPAQEPFDPFELGQCGSPEPELLRCQEPRAVGAPGPGPCLSPLGPPKAFEPEGLVLRQVPSPLSPGVLQGPEAGGARVLLTQGRLEGPPASPRDGATGWGGREASSWQPPADLSALSLEEVSRSLRFIGLSEDVVSFFARERIDGSIFVQLSEDILADDFHLTKLQVKKIMQFIKGWRPKI from the exons ATGGAGAAGCTGGCGGCCGGGCTGGCCGGCCTGCGCTGGAGCATGGGCGCCTTCCCGCTCGACCTCATCGTCAGCCGCTGCCGCCTGCCCACGCTCGCCTGTCTCGGGCCAG GGGAGTATGCTGAGGGCGTCAGTGAGAGAGACATCCTGCTCATTCACTCCTGCCGCCAGTGGACAACAGTGACAGCCCACACCCTGGAGGAGGGCCACTATGTCATTGGTCCCAAGATCGACATCCCTCTGCAGTACCCAG GGAAGTTCAAGCTCCTGGAGCAGGCCCGAGATGTGCGGGAGCCAGTGAGGTACTTCAGCAGTGTGGAGGAGGTGGCCAGCGTCTTCCCTGACCGCATCTTTGTGATGGAAGCCATCACCTTCAGTGTCAAG GTGGTGTCGGGCGAGTTCAGCGAGGACAGCGAGGTGTACAACTTCACACTGCACGCGGGCGACGAACTCACCCTCATGGGCCAGGCGGAAATCCTGTGCGCCAAGACTACCAAGGAGCGTTCACGCTTCACCTCCCTGTTGCGCAAGCTGGGCCGCGCCGGGGCTCTGGCCGGGGTGGGCGGCAGCAGCCCGGGGGGCGCGGGGGccgcgggcggcggcgggggcggcagACCCACCAAAGGCAAGATGCCCTGCCTCATCTGCATGAACCACCGCACCAACGAGAGCCTGAGCCTGCCCTTCCAGTGCCAGGGCCGCTTCAGCACGCGCAGCCCGCTGGAGCTGCAGATGCAGGAGGGCGAGCACACGGTGCGCACCATCATCGAACGTGTGCGGCTCCCCGTGAACGTGCTGGTGCCCAGCCGGCCACCGCGCAACCCCTATGACCTGCACCCGGTGCGGGAGGGTCACTGCTACAAGCTTGTCAGCATCATCTCCAAGACGGTGGTGCTGGGGCTGGCACTGCGCCGCGAGGGCCCGGAGCCGCTGCACTTCCTGCTGCTCACAGACACGCCGCGCTTCGCGCTCCCGCAGGGCCTGCTGGCCGGGGACCCGCGCGTCGAGCGCCTGGTACGCGACAGCGCCTCCTACTGCCGCGAGCGCTTCGACCCCGACGAGTACTCCACCGCCGTGCGCGAGGCGCCCGCCGAGCTGGCCGACGACTGCGCCAGCCCGCGCCGCGCGCGCCTCTGCCTGCCTGCGCCCCCGCGCGGCCCCAGGCCCGCCCGCGCTCCCGGCCCGCCCGGCGACGGCGACCAGGAGTACGTGAGCCCCGACTGGGCCGGCACGCCCGAGCCCGCCGCGCTGCCCGCTGAGATCCCTTACGAGGAGCTGTGGACGCACCAGGCAGCCGAGGGCCGGGCCCGGCAGCCCCCGGGGCCCGACCTCATCTCCTTCGGGGCCGCCGGGCCGCCCCGCCAGGAGCCCGAGGCGCCGCCGCCTCCCGTCCCTCCCAAATCCGAGGCG GTGAAGGAGGAGTGTCGCCTGCTCAATGCCCCGCCTGTGCCTCCCCGGGGAGGCAGTGACAGCAGCAGGCTCCCGGGCAGCCCCCCGGTGCCCCCACGCTTCCCTAAGCTGCAGCCTGTCCATTCGCCCAGCTCCAGCCTCTCCTACTATTCCTCTGGCCTCCAGGATGG GGCGGGCTGCCGCAGTGGCAGTGGCTCTCCGTCCCCAGATGCCTACTCCCTCTATTGCTACCCTTGCACCTGGGGGGACTGCAAGGTGGGCGAGTCCTCCAGCCGCCCACCCTCAGGATCCCTGCCCTCGACCACACAGCCCAGCCAGGCCTCCCGGTCCCTGGCAGAGCCCCTGAGCAGTCGGGCTGCCCCCGCTGTCAAGGCCTACCACAGCTGCCCACCTCTCCTCAAGCCCTCTCACCCCCAGAAACGCTGTGCTCCGTTTGGAACTCTCAACCCCTTTTCTGGGCCTGCCTACCCCTCAGGCCATTCAGTGACCTCCTCTTCTGGGCCCACagccacttctgctctcctggctACCTCCAGCCCTGCTTATTCCCCAGGCCCGGGCTCACCAGGCCAGGCCTATTCAGCAGCTCCCACCTCCTCCtgtcccacctcctcctcctcttcctctgagTGGCAGGAACCAGCCCAGGAGCCCTTTGATCCCTTTGAGCTGGGGCAGTGTGGTTCTCCGGAGCCTGAGCTGCTGCGCTGTCAGGAACCCAGAGCTGTGGGGGCACCTGGGCCTGGACCCTGCCTTTCGCCACTTGGACCCCCCAAGGCCTTTGAGCCTGAAGGTTTGGTGCTGCGGCAGGTCCCCTCTCCACTGTCACCAGGGGTCCTGCAGGGGCCAGAGGCAGGTGGGGCACGAGTCCTTCTGACCCAAGGGCGCCTGGAAGGGCCTCCTGCTAGTCCCCGGGATGGGGCCACAGGCTGGGGAGGCCGGGAAGCCTCCTCCTGGCAGCCCCCTGCTGACCTGTCTGCGCTCTCCCTGGAGGAGGTCTCTCGAAGTCTGCGTTTCATTGGGCTCTCAGAGGACGTGGTGAGCTTCTTTGCCCGAGAACGCATTGATGGCAGCATCTTTGTGCAGCTCAGTGAGGACATCCTAGCAGACGACTTCCACCTCACTAAGCTGCAGGTCAAGAAGATCATGCAGTTCATCAAAGGCTGGAGGCCCAAGATCTGA
- the GAREM2 gene encoding GRB2-associated and regulator of MAPK protein 2 isoform X2 yields the protein MEAITFSVKVVSGEFSEDSEVYNFTLHAGDELTLMGQAEILCAKTTKERSRFTSLLRKLGRAGALAGVGGSSPGGAGAAGGGGGGRPTKGKMPCLICMNHRTNESLSLPFQCQGRFSTRSPLELQMQEGEHTVRTIIERVRLPVNVLVPSRPPRNPYDLHPVREGHCYKLVSIISKTVVLGLALRREGPEPLHFLLLTDTPRFALPQGLLAGDPRVERLVRDSASYCRERFDPDEYSTAVREAPAELADDCASPRRARLCLPAPPRGPRPARAPGPPGDGDQEYVSPDWAGTPEPAALPAEIPYEELWTHQAAEGRARQPPGPDLISFGAAGPPRQEPEAPPPPVPPKSEAVKEECRLLNAPPVPPRGGSDSSRLPGSPPVPPRFPKLQPVHSPSSSLSYYSSGLQDGAGCRSGSGSPSPDAYSLYCYPCTWGDCKVGESSSRPPSGSLPSTTQPSQASRSLAEPLSSRAAPAVKAYHSCPPLLKPSHPQKRCAPFGTLNPFSGPAYPSGHSVTSSSGPTATSALLATSSPAYSPGPGSPGQAYSAAPTSSCPTSSSSSSEWQEPAQEPFDPFELGQCGSPEPELLRCQEPRAVGAPGPGPCLSPLGPPKAFEPEGLVLRQVPSPLSPGVLQGPEAGGARVLLTQGRLEGPPASPRDGATGWGGREASSWQPPADLSALSLEEVSRSLRFIGLSEDVVSFFARERIDGSIFVQLSEDILADDFHLTKLQVKKIMQFIKGWRPKI from the exons ATGGAAGCCATCACCTTCAGTGTCAAG GTGGTGTCGGGCGAGTTCAGCGAGGACAGCGAGGTGTACAACTTCACACTGCACGCGGGCGACGAACTCACCCTCATGGGCCAGGCGGAAATCCTGTGCGCCAAGACTACCAAGGAGCGTTCACGCTTCACCTCCCTGTTGCGCAAGCTGGGCCGCGCCGGGGCTCTGGCCGGGGTGGGCGGCAGCAGCCCGGGGGGCGCGGGGGccgcgggcggcggcgggggcggcagACCCACCAAAGGCAAGATGCCCTGCCTCATCTGCATGAACCACCGCACCAACGAGAGCCTGAGCCTGCCCTTCCAGTGCCAGGGCCGCTTCAGCACGCGCAGCCCGCTGGAGCTGCAGATGCAGGAGGGCGAGCACACGGTGCGCACCATCATCGAACGTGTGCGGCTCCCCGTGAACGTGCTGGTGCCCAGCCGGCCACCGCGCAACCCCTATGACCTGCACCCGGTGCGGGAGGGTCACTGCTACAAGCTTGTCAGCATCATCTCCAAGACGGTGGTGCTGGGGCTGGCACTGCGCCGCGAGGGCCCGGAGCCGCTGCACTTCCTGCTGCTCACAGACACGCCGCGCTTCGCGCTCCCGCAGGGCCTGCTGGCCGGGGACCCGCGCGTCGAGCGCCTGGTACGCGACAGCGCCTCCTACTGCCGCGAGCGCTTCGACCCCGACGAGTACTCCACCGCCGTGCGCGAGGCGCCCGCCGAGCTGGCCGACGACTGCGCCAGCCCGCGCCGCGCGCGCCTCTGCCTGCCTGCGCCCCCGCGCGGCCCCAGGCCCGCCCGCGCTCCCGGCCCGCCCGGCGACGGCGACCAGGAGTACGTGAGCCCCGACTGGGCCGGCACGCCCGAGCCCGCCGCGCTGCCCGCTGAGATCCCTTACGAGGAGCTGTGGACGCACCAGGCAGCCGAGGGCCGGGCCCGGCAGCCCCCGGGGCCCGACCTCATCTCCTTCGGGGCCGCCGGGCCGCCCCGCCAGGAGCCCGAGGCGCCGCCGCCTCCCGTCCCTCCCAAATCCGAGGCG GTGAAGGAGGAGTGTCGCCTGCTCAATGCCCCGCCTGTGCCTCCCCGGGGAGGCAGTGACAGCAGCAGGCTCCCGGGCAGCCCCCCGGTGCCCCCACGCTTCCCTAAGCTGCAGCCTGTCCATTCGCCCAGCTCCAGCCTCTCCTACTATTCCTCTGGCCTCCAGGATGG GGCGGGCTGCCGCAGTGGCAGTGGCTCTCCGTCCCCAGATGCCTACTCCCTCTATTGCTACCCTTGCACCTGGGGGGACTGCAAGGTGGGCGAGTCCTCCAGCCGCCCACCCTCAGGATCCCTGCCCTCGACCACACAGCCCAGCCAGGCCTCCCGGTCCCTGGCAGAGCCCCTGAGCAGTCGGGCTGCCCCCGCTGTCAAGGCCTACCACAGCTGCCCACCTCTCCTCAAGCCCTCTCACCCCCAGAAACGCTGTGCTCCGTTTGGAACTCTCAACCCCTTTTCTGGGCCTGCCTACCCCTCAGGCCATTCAGTGACCTCCTCTTCTGGGCCCACagccacttctgctctcctggctACCTCCAGCCCTGCTTATTCCCCAGGCCCGGGCTCACCAGGCCAGGCCTATTCAGCAGCTCCCACCTCCTCCtgtcccacctcctcctcctcttcctctgagTGGCAGGAACCAGCCCAGGAGCCCTTTGATCCCTTTGAGCTGGGGCAGTGTGGTTCTCCGGAGCCTGAGCTGCTGCGCTGTCAGGAACCCAGAGCTGTGGGGGCACCTGGGCCTGGACCCTGCCTTTCGCCACTTGGACCCCCCAAGGCCTTTGAGCCTGAAGGTTTGGTGCTGCGGCAGGTCCCCTCTCCACTGTCACCAGGGGTCCTGCAGGGGCCAGAGGCAGGTGGGGCACGAGTCCTTCTGACCCAAGGGCGCCTGGAAGGGCCTCCTGCTAGTCCCCGGGATGGGGCCACAGGCTGGGGAGGCCGGGAAGCCTCCTCCTGGCAGCCCCCTGCTGACCTGTCTGCGCTCTCCCTGGAGGAGGTCTCTCGAAGTCTGCGTTTCATTGGGCTCTCAGAGGACGTGGTGAGCTTCTTTGCCCGAGAACGCATTGATGGCAGCATCTTTGTGCAGCTCAGTGAGGACATCCTAGCAGACGACTTCCACCTCACTAAGCTGCAGGTCAAGAAGATCATGCAGTTCATCAAAGGCTGGAGGCCCAAGATCTGA